Proteins found in one Populus alba chromosome 14, ASM523922v2, whole genome shotgun sequence genomic segment:
- the LOC118036426 gene encoding MFP1 attachment factor 1 has protein sequence MSDSETTPTVSTTAPPSDDHSSAEGIKKQASGGFSSPLDDHYSAEGTKKQTSSSFSFSIWPPAQRTRDAIITRLIETLSTTSVLSKRYGTIPQEEASEASRRIEEEAFSVATTVASSEKDGLEVLQLYSKEISKRMLETVKARAGSGANGDNSATETASADVTPKAVENEEVSSSAEAEA, from the coding sequence GAAACAACCCCCACCGTCTCCACCACAGCACCGCCATCAGACGACCACTCCTCTGCGGAGGGTATAAAGAAGCAGGCAAGCGGCGGCTTTTCTTCGCCATTAGACGACCACTACTCTGCGGAGGGTACAAAGAAGCAGACAAGCAGCAGCTTTTCTTTTAGCATTTGGCCACCGGCTCAACGCACTCGCGACGCAATTATAACCCGTCTAATCGAGACCTTATCCACCACGTCCGTTCTCTCCAAGCGCTACGGTACTATACCTCAAGAAGAGGCCTCCGAAGCCTCCCGCCGCATTGAGGAGGAGGCATTCTCTGTCGCCACCACCGTGGCTTCCTCCGAGAAGGACGGGCTTGAGGTTCTCCAGCTTTACTCTAAGGAGATCAGTAAACGGATGTTAGAGACCGTCAAGGCTCGGGCTGGATCGGGTGCCAATGGTGATAATAGTGCGACGGAGACAGCGAGCGCTGATGTGACGCCGAAGGCGGTGGAGAATGAAGAGGTTTCGAGTTCTGC